One genomic region from Cucumis melo cultivar AY chromosome 9, USDA_Cmelo_AY_1.0, whole genome shotgun sequence encodes:
- the LOC103498149 gene encoding uncharacterized protein LOC103498149: MDCRICVAGGDLWVKVGGRVGGVGQMGGFSHESEHDLALMVSDFLENGSGGGESWCSSDSDSGVSDLVHLAEKIVFYKNPVSQYESDLLSVVHSLTLSMNAKDLNMNKTGPCNASCIRFVLVKLLRRSGYDAAVCTTRWQGAGKVPGGDHEYIDVVNYTSGSSERLIIDIDFRSHFEIARAVESYDRILNSLPVIYVGSLSRLKHFLQIMVEAAKSSLKLNSMPLPPWRSLAYLQAKWQSPCQRMLHPEEQQQLGAKDMLMSHKQCIGHLKRLQSVLQSETETDRFLRPVNSDNIRKIKTERRRHSLLRTI; this comes from the exons ATGGACTGCCGGATATGCGTTGCGGGTGGGGATTTATGGGTCAAGGTAGGCGGGCGTGTTGGTGGTGTGGGACAGATGGGAGGTTTTAGCCATGAGAGCGAACATGATTTGGCTCTTATGGTTAGCGATTTCTTGGAAAATGGAAGCGGTGGAGGTGAGTCTTGGTGTAGTAGCGATAGCGATTCTGGTGTTTCCGATCTTGTTCATCTTGCTGAAAAGATTGTG TTCTATAAGAATCCAGTATCCCAGTACGAAAGTGATTTGCTTTCAGTTGTTCATTCACTTACCTTGTCAATGAATGCGAAGGATCTGAACATGAACAAGACCGGTCCTTGCAATGCTAGTTGTATCCGGTTTGTTTTGGTGAAGCTACTGCGACGCTCCGGTTATGATGCTGCTGTATGTACAACCAGATGGCAGGGTGCTGGCAAGGTCCCTGGAG GAGATCATGAGTATATTGATGTCGTTAACTACACCTCTGGAAGCTCGGAGAGGTTGATTATCGATATCGACTTCCGAAGCCACTTTGAAATAGCCAGGGCAGTCGAATCCTATGATAGAATATTGAATTCTCTTCCAGTAATATATGTTGGATCATTATCCCGGCTTAAGCATTTCCTTCAAATTATGGTTGAAGCTGCAAAGTCTTCACTTAAGCTAAACTCCATGCCACTTCCTCCGTGGAGATCCCTTGCGTACTTGCAAGCCAAATGGCAATCACCATGCCAGAGAATGCTTCATCCCGAAGAACAGCAGCAGTTGGGGGCCAAAGACATGTTGATGAGCCACAAGCAATGCATTGGACACTTAAAGAGACTTCAGTCAGTACTCCAATCAGAGACTGAAACAGATCGGTTTTTGAGGCCGGTGAACAGTGATAACATTAGGAAAATAAAGACCGAGAGGCGACGACACTCTCTGTTGAGAACCATTTGA